A genomic segment from Actinomadura hallensis encodes:
- a CDS encoding HAD family hydrolase translates to MTVLVCSDLDRTLIYSAAAFALDGPDETMPRLLCVEFYRGAPLSYLTETAARTLEALSAAAVFVPATTRTPEQYRRVRLLEKPPAYAITANGGHLLVDGADDPEWAASVRERVAGRSAPLAEIEERLARDGGDFVLKRRSASGLFAYTVVDRAALPPAWVEDLAGWCAERGWRTSLQGRKVYCLPDGLTKAAAAAEVARRTGATTTLAAGDSLLDAELLRAADRSIRPAHGELHDARWSAPGTAVTAASGIAAGQEIAEWLLERATAP, encoded by the coding sequence GTGACCGTCCTGGTGTGCTCCGACCTCGACCGGACCCTCATCTACTCCGCCGCCGCGTTCGCCCTCGACGGGCCGGACGAGACGATGCCGCGGCTGCTGTGCGTGGAGTTCTACCGGGGCGCGCCGCTGTCCTACCTCACCGAGACCGCCGCCCGCACGCTGGAGGCCCTCTCGGCGGCCGCCGTGTTCGTCCCCGCGACGACGCGCACGCCCGAGCAGTACCGCCGCGTCCGGCTCCTCGAGAAGCCCCCCGCGTACGCCATCACCGCCAACGGCGGCCACCTCCTCGTCGACGGGGCGGACGACCCCGAATGGGCCGCGTCCGTCCGGGAACGGGTCGCCGGCCGCTCCGCGCCGCTCGCCGAGATCGAGGAACGCCTCGCCCGCGACGGCGGCGACTTCGTCCTCAAGCGGCGCAGCGCGTCCGGCCTGTTCGCCTACACCGTCGTCGACCGCGCCGCCCTGCCGCCCGCCTGGGTCGAGGACCTCGCCGGATGGTGCGCCGAACGCGGCTGGCGGACCTCCCTCCAGGGCCGCAAGGTGTACTGCCTGCCCGACGGGCTCACCAAGGCCGCCGCCGCCGCGGAGGTCGCCCGCCGCACCGGCGCCACCACGACGCTCGCCGCCGGGGACTCGCTCCTCGACGCCGAGCTCCTCCGGGCCGCCGACCGGTCCATCCGCCCGGCCCACGGCGAACTCCACGACGCCCGCTGGAGCGCCCCCGGCACCGCCGTCACCGCCGCCAGCGGCATCGCCGCAGGCCAGGAGATCGCCGAATGGCTCCTCGAGCGCGCGACCGCCCCCTGA
- a CDS encoding ABC transporter ATP-binding protein, with translation MPAAGAQEGATGAPDRRGLHMEGVSLRHGDGTEIVQALDDVHLVVPPGELAAIVGPSGAGKSSLLAVAGGLARPDRGTVTVAGTDITAAGARTRAKLRREHIGFVFQSGNLVPALTAVDQLRLPLRFRPRRERSGRPPLALLEDVGMADKADRYPHQMSGGERQRVGIARALVTEPSVLLVDEPTAALDRARSHDIVRLLARETRRHGVAAVMVTHDHDVLEHCDTVYEMIDGRLAALG, from the coding sequence ATGCCCGCCGCCGGAGCGCAGGAAGGCGCCACCGGGGCGCCCGACCGCCGGGGACTGCACATGGAGGGGGTCAGCCTCCGGCACGGCGACGGCACCGAGATCGTGCAGGCCCTCGACGACGTCCACCTCGTCGTGCCCCCCGGCGAGCTGGCCGCCATCGTCGGCCCCTCCGGCGCCGGCAAGTCGAGCCTGCTCGCGGTGGCCGGCGGCCTCGCCCGCCCGGACCGGGGCACGGTCACGGTCGCCGGGACCGACATCACGGCCGCCGGTGCCAGGACCAGGGCGAAGCTGCGGCGCGAGCACATCGGGTTCGTCTTCCAGTCCGGCAACCTGGTCCCGGCGCTCACCGCCGTGGACCAGCTCCGGCTGCCGTTGCGGTTCCGGCCGCGCCGCGAGCGCTCCGGCCGTCCCCCGCTCGCGCTGCTGGAGGACGTGGGGATGGCGGACAAGGCCGACCGGTACCCTCACCAGATGTCCGGCGGGGAGCGGCAGCGGGTCGGCATCGCCCGGGCCCTGGTGACCGAGCCGAGCGTGCTGCTCGTCGACGAGCCCACCGCCGCCCTGGACCGGGCGCGCAGCCACGACATCGTCCGGCTGCTCGCCCGCGAGACTCGGCGGCACGGCGTGGCGGCCGTCATGGTGACCCATGATCACGACGTTCTCGAACACTGCGACACCGTGTACGAGATGATCGACGGGCGGCTGGCCGCACTCGGCTGA
- the mbhE gene encoding hydrogen gas-evolving membrane-bound hydrogenase subunit E produces the protein MVTLVLSYAIVAFAVPWALGRRQRLMAVAAAALPAATAIWALANAGTVLTEEISWAADLGLVLDFRLDALSVVMLLLIGGVGAVALCYAGWYLERSQSLMIGTLIAFAGAMTGLVLADNLLVLYVFWELTTVSSFILIGTTSPEKAEDRRAATQALLMTTAFGLVMLAGFVLLGQTAGTYQISELVADPPGGAAAEAGLVLVLLGAFAKSAQMPLHSWLPAAMVAPSPVSAYLHAAAMVKAGVYLVARLSPAFADTALWQPAVVGVGMVSLILGGLIALRQDDLKSLLAYGTISQLGFLMVLLGHGTRTAALAGVALLLAHGLFKAPLFLAAGVVEHEAGTRRAAELSGMWRRLPVTAAASAAAIASMIGLPPFLGFVAKETAFETFAHDGWDLAVLVGIVAGSTLTTAYGARFLHAAFRGPGNGARSADPWGMTVPLVVPAAAGLVLGLLTGPLQELIAPYAGTLGPGGYELALWHGPGLPLALSALAITAGAVLFLLAGRSYPARRLRLPVPDGQRGYNGVVGSTVVIAHAVTRRLQVGSLPVYLGVIGGTVLVVPGVALVMAVMGNSGLDFTGYVVHGWDDPVQSVLGVVVIVCGIAAVLARRRLSAALLMAGVGYAIGGLFVAQGAPDLALTHLVVETLLLISLVLVLRRLPDRFPERRRRRSGRIATGVISLGLGAFIATFLVVAVLSRAADPVGPEYGELAEKEGTGNIVNMILVETRAMDTLGEISVVAVASMGIIGLVLTGRRTRRPPGDPDAPEHTGEAGGADERGRSWLVTSGTPAFGTAPMVPAAAAARLLGPAILVFSVYLLVAGHGRPGGGFVAGLVAAMAYVLRYLPGGRQELAAAMPVRPGVLLGGGLGLAVATGAVGWGLPNRDFLASEVLHATLPVLGEIKLSTSLFFDVGVYLLVLGLVLTILTTLGASLDEDVSEEYEIGGETTGENGTGEGGAPEGARS, from the coding sequence ATGGTGACGCTGGTCCTGAGTTACGCCATCGTCGCCTTCGCCGTTCCCTGGGCGCTCGGGCGGCGCCAGCGCCTCATGGCGGTCGCCGCGGCCGCGCTCCCCGCCGCGACCGCGATCTGGGCCCTGGCCAACGCCGGGACCGTCCTCACCGAGGAGATCTCCTGGGCCGCCGACCTCGGGCTCGTCCTCGACTTCCGGCTCGACGCGCTGTCGGTCGTCATGCTGCTGCTGATCGGCGGGGTCGGCGCCGTCGCGCTGTGCTACGCCGGCTGGTACCTCGAACGGTCCCAGAGCCTGATGATCGGGACGCTCATCGCGTTCGCGGGCGCGATGACCGGCCTCGTCCTCGCCGACAACCTGCTCGTCCTCTACGTGTTCTGGGAGCTGACCACCGTCAGCTCCTTCATCCTCATCGGCACCACCAGCCCGGAGAAGGCCGAGGACCGGCGCGCCGCCACCCAGGCGCTGCTGATGACCACCGCGTTCGGGCTGGTCATGCTCGCCGGGTTCGTGCTCCTCGGCCAGACCGCCGGGACCTACCAGATCTCCGAGCTGGTCGCGGACCCGCCGGGCGGCGCGGCCGCCGAGGCCGGGCTGGTGCTCGTGCTGCTGGGCGCGTTCGCCAAGTCCGCGCAGATGCCGCTGCACTCCTGGCTGCCCGCCGCGATGGTGGCGCCGTCGCCGGTGAGCGCCTACCTCCACGCCGCCGCGATGGTCAAGGCGGGCGTCTACCTCGTGGCGCGGCTGTCGCCAGCGTTCGCCGACACGGCCCTGTGGCAGCCCGCCGTCGTCGGCGTGGGCATGGTCAGCCTGATCCTCGGCGGCCTCATCGCGCTGCGCCAGGACGACCTGAAATCGCTGCTCGCCTACGGGACGATCAGCCAGCTCGGCTTCCTGATGGTCCTGCTCGGGCACGGCACCCGGACGGCGGCGCTCGCGGGCGTCGCGCTGCTGCTCGCCCACGGGCTGTTCAAGGCTCCGCTGTTCCTCGCCGCCGGCGTCGTCGAGCACGAGGCCGGGACCCGCCGCGCCGCCGAGCTGTCCGGCATGTGGCGGCGCCTGCCCGTCACGGCCGCCGCGTCGGCCGCGGCGATCGCGTCCATGATCGGCCTGCCGCCGTTCCTGGGGTTCGTCGCGAAGGAGACCGCCTTCGAGACCTTCGCCCACGACGGGTGGGACCTCGCCGTCCTCGTCGGGATCGTCGCCGGATCGACGCTGACCACGGCCTACGGGGCGCGCTTCCTGCACGCCGCCTTCCGCGGCCCCGGAAACGGCGCGCGCTCCGCGGACCCGTGGGGCATGACCGTGCCGCTGGTCGTGCCCGCCGCGGCCGGACTCGTCCTGGGCCTCCTCACCGGGCCGCTGCAGGAACTCATCGCGCCGTACGCCGGCACGCTGGGCCCCGGCGGCTACGAGCTCGCGCTGTGGCACGGGCCCGGCCTGCCCCTGGCCCTGTCCGCGCTCGCCATCACCGCCGGCGCCGTCCTCTTCCTCCTCGCCGGCCGGTCCTACCCGGCCCGGCGGCTGCGGCTGCCCGTCCCGGACGGCCAGCGCGGCTACAACGGCGTCGTCGGCTCCACCGTCGTGATCGCGCACGCGGTCACCCGGCGGCTGCAGGTCGGGTCGCTGCCCGTCTACCTCGGCGTGATCGGCGGGACGGTGCTCGTCGTGCCGGGCGTCGCGCTCGTCATGGCGGTGATGGGGAACTCCGGACTCGACTTCACCGGGTACGTCGTGCACGGCTGGGACGACCCCGTGCAGTCCGTCCTCGGCGTCGTCGTGATCGTCTGCGGGATCGCGGCGGTGCTGGCGCGGCGCAGGCTGTCGGCCGCGCTGCTGATGGCCGGGGTCGGCTACGCCATCGGCGGGCTCTTCGTGGCGCAGGGCGCGCCGGACCTCGCGCTCACCCACCTCGTCGTCGAGACGCTCCTGCTGATCAGCCTCGTGCTCGTGCTGCGGCGCCTCCCGGACCGGTTCCCGGAGCGGCGGCGCCGCCGCTCCGGCCGGATCGCGACCGGCGTGATCAGCCTGGGCCTCGGCGCCTTCATCGCGACGTTCCTGGTGGTGGCGGTGCTGAGCCGCGCCGCCGACCCCGTCGGGCCCGAGTACGGCGAGCTCGCCGAGAAGGAGGGCACCGGCAACATCGTCAACATGATCCTCGTCGAGACGCGGGCGATGGACACCCTCGGCGAGATCAGCGTGGTGGCCGTCGCCTCCATGGGGATCATCGGCCTGGTGCTCACCGGGCGGCGCACGCGGCGCCCGCCCGGCGATCCCGACGCGCCCGAGCACACCGGCGAGGCGGGCGGGGCCGACGAGCGCGGCCGGAGCTGGCTCGTCACCTCCGGGACCCCCGCGTTCGGGACCGCCCCGATGGTGCCGGCGGCGGCCGCGGCGCGGCTGCTCGGCCCGGCGATCCTGGTGTTCTCCGTCTACCTCCTCGTCGCCGGGCACGGCCGCCCCGGCGGCGGGTTCGTCGCCGGGCTCGTGGCGGCCATGGCGTACGTGCTGCGCTACCTGCCCGGAGGCCGGCAGGAGCTCGCGGCCGCGATGCCCGTCCGGCCCGGCGTGCTCCTCGGCGGCGGGCTCGGCCTGGCCGTCGCCACCGGCGCGGTCGGCTGGGGCCTGCCCAACAGGGACTTCCTGGCGAGCGAGGTGCTGCACGCGACGCTGCCGGTCCTCGGCGAGATCAAGCTGTCGACGAGCCTGTTCTTCGACGTCGGGGTGTACCTGCTGGTGCTCGGGCTCGTCCTGACGATTCTGACCACGCTCGGCGCGAGCCTGGACGAGGACGTCTCGGAGGAGTACGAGATCGGCGGGGAGACGACCGGGGAGAACGGCACCGGTGAAGGCGGCGCGCCGGAGGGGGCACGGTCGTGA
- a CDS encoding Na(+)/H(+) antiporter subunit C, with protein sequence MTGPALILVLAVAVLFAAGFHMLMQRSLIRVVVGFMLLGHGANVLLLLAGGAAGSPPLIGERSERPMADPLPQAMVLTAIVITFGVTAFLLALAFRSRVLLGEDEVRDDVEDRQVHAARRRRESRAGGRDYADGRDPIEDYTEWEDAEQEDFSQVDIAHDPARRDDTGRRGRGLKGFGRADGGTGGGTDRGTDRGNGGGTDGA encoded by the coding sequence GTGACGGGTCCCGCACTCATCCTCGTCCTGGCCGTCGCCGTGCTGTTCGCGGCCGGGTTCCACATGCTGATGCAGCGGTCCCTGATCCGGGTCGTGGTGGGCTTCATGCTGCTCGGGCACGGCGCCAACGTGCTCCTGCTGCTGGCGGGCGGCGCCGCCGGCTCGCCGCCGCTGATCGGCGAGAGGTCCGAGCGGCCGATGGCCGACCCGCTGCCGCAGGCCATGGTGCTCACCGCCATCGTGATCACGTTCGGGGTGACCGCGTTCCTGCTGGCCCTGGCGTTCCGCAGCCGGGTGCTGCTCGGCGAGGACGAGGTCCGCGACGACGTCGAGGACCGGCAGGTCCACGCCGCCCGCAGGCGCCGCGAATCCCGGGCCGGGGGGCGGGACTACGCCGACGGGAGGGACCCGATCGAGGACTACACCGAATGGGAGGACGCCGAGCAGGAGGACTTCAGCCAGGTGGACATCGCGCACGACCCCGCCCGCCGGGACGACACGGGACGCAGGGGCAGGGGCCTCAAGGGCTTCGGCCGCGCCGACGGCGGGACCGGCGGCGGGACCGACCGCGGGACCGACCGCGGGAACGGTGGGGGGACGGACGGCGCATGA
- a CDS encoding Na+/H+ antiporter subunit D — MNVLVPLPFVLPLLGAALTMISRRRETWLRVLAPLTVTAALAAAGGLMAAVARDGVIAVQIGGWTAPLGITLVADRLSALLLVVSIGVLLAIMLHAVAEGAGGLGGHEPGVFYPAYLTLTAGVALIFLAGDLFNLFVAFEIMLASSYVLMTLTPTAERVQAGMTYTVVSLMSSILFIAAIGLTYAATGSVNFADLSLRVAELPEGTRTALGLLFLVVFGIKGAIAPMHLWLPDSYPAALTRVTAVFAALLTKAAIYALIRVETLLFPRDQLSWIMLVLAAATMLIGTLGALTHDDIHRIFSFILVGHIGYMLFGLGLFSVAGLTGAVLYLVHHIVVQGALFLVSDLMQGRTGETSLRRLGGLARMSSFIAVLFFIPAMSVSGVPPTSGFIAKLALFQAGLGEDRFLAYAVTGVAVLVSLLTLMAMMRIWTLGFWRPRPKEAGEPPAASSYTRASTRLMGTVTAVLVVGGLVIALVAGPLASWSSLAAADLLDPSAYRGAVLDGGSP, encoded by the coding sequence ATGAACGTCCTCGTCCCGCTGCCGTTCGTGCTGCCGCTGCTCGGCGCCGCCCTCACGATGATCAGCCGCCGCCGGGAGACCTGGCTGCGCGTCCTCGCCCCGCTGACCGTGACCGCGGCGCTGGCCGCGGCGGGCGGGCTGATGGCGGCCGTCGCGCGGGACGGCGTGATCGCCGTCCAGATCGGCGGCTGGACCGCGCCGCTCGGCATCACCCTCGTCGCGGACCGGCTGTCGGCGCTGCTGCTCGTGGTGTCCATCGGCGTGCTTCTCGCGATCATGCTGCACGCGGTGGCCGAGGGCGCCGGGGGCCTCGGCGGCCACGAACCGGGCGTGTTCTACCCCGCCTACCTCACGCTGACCGCCGGGGTCGCGCTGATCTTCCTCGCCGGCGACCTGTTCAACCTCTTCGTCGCGTTCGAGATCATGCTGGCGTCCAGCTACGTCCTGATGACCCTCACCCCCACGGCGGAGCGGGTCCAGGCCGGCATGACCTACACCGTGGTCAGCCTCATGTCCTCGATCCTGTTCATCGCCGCGATCGGGCTGACCTACGCCGCGACGGGCTCGGTGAACTTCGCCGACCTGTCCCTGCGCGTCGCCGAGCTGCCCGAGGGGACGAGGACGGCGCTCGGCCTGCTGTTCCTGGTCGTGTTCGGCATCAAGGGGGCGATCGCCCCCATGCACCTGTGGCTGCCCGACAGCTACCCCGCCGCCCTCACCAGGGTCACGGCCGTCTTCGCGGCGCTGCTGACCAAGGCCGCCATCTACGCGCTCATCCGGGTGGAGACGCTGCTGTTCCCCCGCGACCAGCTCTCGTGGATCATGCTGGTGCTCGCCGCCGCGACGATGCTGATCGGCACCCTCGGCGCCCTGACCCACGACGACATCCACCGGATCTTCTCGTTCATCCTCGTGGGGCACATCGGCTACATGCTGTTCGGGCTCGGGCTGTTCAGCGTCGCGGGCCTCACCGGCGCGGTCCTCTACCTCGTCCACCACATCGTCGTGCAGGGCGCCCTGTTCCTGGTCAGCGACCTGATGCAGGGACGCACGGGGGAGACGTCGCTGCGCCGCCTCGGCGGCCTGGCGCGGATGTCGTCGTTCATCGCCGTGCTGTTCTTCATCCCCGCCATGAGCGTGAGCGGGGTGCCGCCGACCTCCGGCTTCATCGCCAAGCTCGCGTTGTTCCAGGCGGGGCTCGGGGAGGACAGGTTCCTCGCCTACGCGGTCACCGGGGTGGCGGTGCTGGTGAGCCTGCTCACCCTCATGGCGATGATGCGGATCTGGACGCTCGGGTTCTGGCGGCCCCGCCCGAAGGAGGCCGGTGAACCGCCCGCCGCGTCGTCCTACACCCGGGCCAGCACCCGCCTCATGGGGACCGTGACGGCCGTCCTCGTCGTCGGCGGCCTGGTCATCGCGCTGGTCGCCGGGCCCCTGGCGTCGTGGAGCAGCCTCGCCGCGGCCGACCTGCTGGACCCGTCGGCGTACCGGGGCGCCGTCCTGGACGGGGGGTCGCCGTGA
- a CDS encoding Na+/H+ antiporter subunit E, with product MNRAARRTVSRLLMGAWLLALWLLLWGRIDALTLAGGIVVAAAAYWASRLPAVPLVRKIRPLRVVVVVAEFLWDLLWSSIVIGWHAVYRPGRVRSAIVDVEMRSRSPLILLGVTTSISLRPGTILIDLPSEREVLRIHAMPVYDQQDADAKRAGVEQTEARLMRAFVTWEDSPPEEDR from the coding sequence GTGAACCGCGCCGCCCGCCGCACCGTCTCCCGCCTGCTCATGGGGGCGTGGCTGCTCGCGCTCTGGCTGCTGCTGTGGGGCCGGATCGACGCGCTCACGCTGGCCGGCGGCATCGTCGTCGCGGCCGCCGCGTACTGGGCGAGCCGGCTGCCCGCCGTCCCGCTGGTCAGGAAGATCCGGCCGCTGCGGGTCGTGGTGGTCGTCGCGGAGTTCCTGTGGGACCTCCTGTGGTCCAGCATCGTCATCGGCTGGCACGCGGTGTACCGGCCGGGTCGGGTCCGCAGCGCCATCGTCGACGTGGAGATGCGGTCCCGGTCGCCGCTCATCCTGCTGGGCGTCACGACCAGCATCTCCCTCCGTCCCGGCACCATCCTGATCGACCTGCCGTCGGAGCGGGAGGTGCTGCGCATCCACGCCATGCCGGTGTACGACCAGCAGGACGCCGACGCGAAGCGGGCCGGTGTGGAGCAGACGGAGGCGAGGCTGATGCGCGCGTTCGTGACCTGGGAGGACTCACCACCGG
- a CDS encoding TetR/AcrR family transcriptional regulator — protein MPKIQAPTVAEHRAARRAALLDAARALLAEETERAPSLAAVARRAGLARSSVYTYFTSRDDLLDALIVDTFPRWSAYVRQQMGRARTPGDRVLAYVNANLRLVARGDHALARALAATGRTDALANSSRLLHDELQTPLRAALADHGAYDPDRTAELVQALVYTLSRMIEDGLAERAARRLARELLAPYLHSAATRPG, from the coding sequence GTGCCGAAGATCCAGGCGCCGACCGTCGCCGAGCATCGGGCCGCGCGACGGGCCGCCCTGCTCGACGCCGCCCGCGCCCTGCTCGCCGAGGAGACCGAGCGAGCCCCCAGCCTTGCGGCGGTCGCCCGCCGGGCAGGGCTCGCCCGCTCCAGCGTGTACACCTACTTCACGTCCCGCGACGATCTGCTCGACGCCCTCATCGTCGACACCTTCCCCCGCTGGTCGGCCTACGTCCGGCAGCAGATGGGCAGGGCCAGGACCCCCGGCGACCGTGTCCTGGCCTACGTCAACGCCAACCTCCGCCTCGTCGCCCGCGGAGACCACGCGCTGGCCCGCGCCCTCGCGGCCACCGGCCGCACCGACGCACTCGCCAACTCGAGCCGGCTCCTCCATGACGAACTCCAGACGCCGCTCCGCGCGGCCCTGGCCGACCACGGCGCGTACGACCCCGACCGGACCGCCGAACTCGTCCAAGCCCTCGTCTACACCCTGAGCCGGATGATCGAGGACGGCCTGGCCGAACGCGCCGCCCGCCGCCTCGCCCGCGAGCTGCTCGCCCCCTACCTGCACTCCGCGGCGACGCGCCCGGGATGA
- a CDS encoding YtxH domain-containing protein, with product MKARMMFMAGAAIGYVLGTKAGRERYEQIKRLSQQVSENPNVQEAAGRIRAKGEEFAGKAGQMRERIPQQVAGRRGAEQEEESPQVYPG from the coding sequence ATGAAGGCTCGCATGATGTTCATGGCCGGCGCCGCGATCGGCTACGTGCTGGGGACGAAGGCCGGGCGCGAGCGGTACGAGCAGATCAAGAGGCTGTCGCAGCAGGTGTCGGAGAACCCGAACGTGCAGGAGGCGGCGGGCAGGATCCGCGCGAAGGGCGAGGAGTTCGCCGGTAAGGCGGGGCAGATGCGCGAGCGGATCCCCCAGCAGGTGGCGGGGCGTCGCGGCGCGGAGCAGGAGGAGGAGTCGCCGCAGGTGTATCCGGGTTAG
- a CDS encoding MGH1-like glycoside hydrolase domain-containing protein gives MTSRLTGDETALWTAAARVLDANWTGTATAASPGLYPHQWSWDSAFISMGLARHRRDRAEAELLSLFRGQWADGMLPHIVFDTSLARHAYFPGPDLWRSERQPGAPRGVHTSGITQPPLHALTALRLHESAADLDSSRAFLARLHPMLAAQHDYLATARDLDSSGLIAICHPWESGLDNSPAWDRPLGALRLPPSAYAPARRAHALPTGEDYDRYVWLAALLRDAGYRPGYLRDAHPFAVEDPLVNATYLASSHALAEISEIVGADPAPHRERARRVHHALLDRLWDPEHGCFRARDLRDDRLLPVVTIGAFGPLLDPDLPAAVVRNLVDLLLSARFAGAAGYPVPTCDIQATAFDRAGYWRGPTWISTNWLVWYGALTHGLPVVADLLYGSTMRLVRQSGFREFFDPFDGTGRGSHDYAWSAALVLDLLGARRAPQAA, from the coding sequence ATGACATCCCGTCTGACCGGCGACGAGACCGCGCTCTGGACGGCCGCGGCCAGGGTCCTCGACGCGAACTGGACCGGGACCGCCACCGCGGCGTCCCCCGGCCTCTACCCGCACCAGTGGAGCTGGGACTCCGCGTTCATCAGCATGGGCCTGGCCCGCCACCGCCGCGACCGCGCCGAAGCCGAACTGCTCTCCCTCTTCCGCGGCCAGTGGGCCGACGGGATGCTCCCGCACATCGTCTTCGACACCAGCCTCGCCCGCCACGCCTACTTCCCCGGCCCCGACCTCTGGCGCAGCGAGCGGCAGCCCGGCGCCCCCCGCGGCGTGCACACCTCCGGCATCACCCAGCCGCCCCTGCACGCCCTCACCGCCCTCCGCCTCCACGAGAGCGCCGCGGACCTCGACAGCAGCCGCGCGTTCCTCGCCCGGCTCCACCCCATGCTCGCCGCGCAGCACGACTACCTCGCGACCGCCCGCGACCTCGACTCCAGCGGGCTCATCGCCATCTGCCACCCCTGGGAGTCCGGCCTCGACAACAGCCCCGCCTGGGACCGCCCGCTCGGCGCCCTCCGGCTCCCGCCCAGCGCCTACGCGCCCGCCCGGCGCGCCCACGCCCTCCCCACCGGCGAGGACTACGACCGCTACGTCTGGCTCGCCGCCCTCCTCCGCGACGCCGGCTACCGCCCCGGCTACCTCCGCGACGCCCACCCCTTCGCCGTCGAGGACCCCCTCGTCAACGCGACGTACCTCGCCTCCAGCCACGCCCTCGCCGAGATCTCCGAGATCGTCGGCGCCGACCCCGCGCCCCACCGCGAACGCGCGCGGCGCGTCCACCACGCCCTCCTCGACCGGCTCTGGGACCCCGAGCACGGCTGCTTCCGCGCCCGCGACCTCCGCGACGACCGGCTCCTCCCCGTCGTCACCATCGGCGCGTTCGGGCCGCTCCTCGACCCCGACCTGCCGGCCGCCGTCGTGCGGAACCTCGTCGACCTGCTGCTGTCCGCCCGGTTCGCCGGCGCCGCCGGATACCCCGTCCCCACCTGCGACATCCAGGCCACCGCCTTCGACCGCGCCGGCTACTGGCGCGGCCCCACCTGGATCAGCACCAACTGGCTCGTCTGGTACGGGGCCCTCACCCACGGGCTCCCCGTCGTCGCCGACCTGCTCTACGGATCCACCATGCGGCTCGTCCGCCAGTCCGGGTTCCGCGAGTTCTTCGACCCCTTCGACGGCACCGGGCGCGGCAGCCACGACTACGCCTGGTCCGCCGCCCTCGTCCTCGACCTCCTCGGCGCCCGCCGCGCCCCCCAGGCGGCCTGA
- a CDS encoding ABC transporter permease, which produces MFLAVRELRFAKVRFGLMGAVVGLIAVLMVMLSGLSVGLVRDGVSGLQNLPVTSFAFERGVQHDSAFSRSVVEMSAVDAWRDRPGVAEAAPYGNTLVNAKSDRGVDIDLALFGVAPESFLSPKVSRGSRLSGADGVVVSGTALDAGLHIGDTITVDRLGTKLRVVGATAGQDTFGHVDVAYVPLRTWQLIKAGAGPGDPVPAHAAQEITAVAVRAKPGASVDLAAGDAAAGTESLTLEESYGASPGYTAETSTLQLIQGFLYVISALVVGAFFAVWTIQRKHEVAVLRAMGASRGWLLRDALTQAFILLLAAVAVGAGIGVALGSLITGGGVPFALSAPSVTTAAAGLVLLGLVGAGTAVVRIASIDPATALGGNR; this is translated from the coding sequence ATGTTCCTCGCCGTTCGCGAGCTGCGGTTCGCCAAGGTCCGGTTCGGGCTGATGGGGGCCGTCGTGGGGTTGATCGCGGTCCTCATGGTCATGTTGTCCGGGTTGTCGGTGGGTCTGGTCAGGGACGGGGTGTCCGGGCTGCAGAACCTGCCGGTCACCTCGTTCGCGTTCGAGCGCGGCGTCCAGCACGACTCCGCCTTCTCCCGGAGCGTGGTGGAGATGTCCGCCGTGGACGCCTGGCGGGACCGGCCGGGTGTGGCGGAGGCGGCCCCCTACGGCAACACGCTCGTCAACGCCAAGAGCGACCGGGGCGTGGACATCGACCTCGCGCTGTTCGGGGTGGCGCCGGAGTCGTTCCTCTCCCCCAAGGTCAGCAGGGGTTCGCGGCTGAGCGGCGCCGACGGCGTCGTCGTCAGCGGCACCGCCCTGGACGCCGGCCTGCACATCGGCGACACGATCACGGTCGACCGGCTCGGGACGAAGCTGCGGGTCGTGGGCGCCACCGCGGGACAGGACACCTTCGGTCACGTCGACGTGGCCTATGTGCCCCTGCGGACCTGGCAGCTGATCAAGGCCGGGGCGGGGCCGGGCGACCCCGTGCCCGCACACGCCGCTCAGGAGATCACCGCCGTGGCGGTGCGCGCGAAGCCCGGCGCCTCCGTCGACCTGGCCGCCGGAGACGCCGCCGCCGGCACCGAGAGCCTCACCCTGGAGGAGTCCTACGGAGCCTCGCCCGGCTATACCGCCGAGACGTCCACGCTCCAGCTCATCCAGGGATTCCTGTACGTCATCTCCGCGCTGGTCGTCGGAGCCTTCTTCGCGGTCTGGACGATCCAGCGCAAGCACGAGGTCGCCGTCCTGCGCGCCATGGGCGCGTCCAGAGGGTGGCTGCTGCGCGACGCGCTCACCCAGGCGTTCATCCTGCTGCTGGCCGCCGTCGCGGTCGGCGCGGGGATCGGTGTCGCCCTCGGCTCGCTCATCACCGGGGGCGGTGTGCCGTTCGCGCTCAGCGCGCCCAGTGTCACCACCGCCGCCGCGGGACTCGTCCTGCTCGGACTCGTCGGCGCCGGGACCGCCGTAGTCCGGATCGCGTCCATCGACCCGGCCACCGCCCTCGGAGGAAACCGATGA